The nucleotide window GAGATCGTCTGGGAGTGGACGTTCAACGAACACTTCCCGGAATCGACCGACGGCGGCTACTCGGAGGATTGGTCACACGTCAACGACGTCGACAAGATCGGCGACGGGAAGTATCTCGCCTCGCCGCGCAACTTCGATCAGGTGATCGTCGTCGATCGGGAAACGGACGACATCACCACGCGCCTCGGCAGCGACGGCAACCACTCGCGACTGTTCGAACAGCACAACCCCGACTATCTCGAAGGGCCGAACGGCACGCCGACGATACTGGTGGCTGACTCGGAGAACGATCGCGTGATCGAGTACGCCCGCGAGGGCCCCGGCGAGTGGAATCGGACGTGGGAGCTCTCGGGCGGGTTCAACTGGCCGCGCGACGCCGATCGCCTGCCCAACGGCAACACGCTCATCACGGACACGCTGAACCATCGCGTCGTCGAGGTCACGCCCGACGGCGAGATCGTCTGGGAGTATTACGCACCGTGGGCACCCTACGACGCCGAACGACTGAGCGCCGCCGGATCGAGCGAGCGAAACGCCTCGGTCGGCGGGTCACACGGTCCGACCGCGACCGAAATGAACGCATCGGGCAACTATAGCCTCTCGGGCAGCGCCAAGAGCGGTCCCGGTGACCAGGCGAGATTTTCGTCGTGGGTCGCGGCCGCAGCGGCCGGCACGCCGGTACAGGAGGTCGTCCAGTCGGCCGCCGAGCGCTATGCGCACGTGACGCCGTTCTTCCGCCCGGTCTGGCTGTCGAGCTGGGCCTTCGCCGCGCTCGTCGGGGCGCTGCTCGTCGTGCTCGTCTGGGTCGTCGGTGAGGTCGTCTATCAACGCCGGCGCATCCGGCGGCGGGTCGCGGGCGTGTTCTCCTGACCGGTGTTGTGCCCTGATCGCAACATCGTGGCGTTCTTGTGGCTTGCTCCCGTACTACTGGTGATGTCGAACCTCGAACTCTACGAACTGGAGGGCTGTCCGTACTGCGCGAAAGTGAAGGACAAACTCGCCGATCTCGATCTCGACTACGAATCGCATATGGTGCCGAGCTCACACGACGAGCGCACCGAGGTCGAGGAGGTCAGCGGCCAGACCGGCGTCCCAGTGCTCGTCGATCCCGAACACGACGTCGACGGCATGAGCGAGTCCGACGACATCGTCGCCTACCTCGACGAGACCTACGGCGACGCAGCGGCCTGAGAACACACTTTTTCGTGTCGATTACCGGCCGATAGCGACGCGTCTCAGTCGAAGTAGCCCTCGTCCTCGAGACCAGCCATGACGTCGTCGACGAGCGGATCGACGTCCTCGTAGGGGAACTCCTGCCGGCCGCCGGCCTGGGTGTTGAGCTCCATCGCGGTGAAGCTCACGTCGCCGGACTCGAAGGTGGTCGACGGCCCGTTCGGCAGCGCCGGCACGAGATCCATCGGACTCGATACGGGGTAGTCGGCGTCCGCGAACCCGTCGTGAAGCTGCTGTCTGATGTCGTCTTTGTCTGACATCGCAGGTGGGGGATGGTGCCGTCGCGGCGTAGCTCTGTGGCCGCTCATACGGTGGAATTTAAGTGACCAGTACCGATATATCGGCGATCGACCATCAAGAGAGCAGCTGTTCCATCAGTTTGGCTTCGGCCTTGCGGAGATGTTCGTCGATGGTCGATCCCGAGAGGTCGAGCACGGTGGCGATATCGGCATGCGTCGTTCGTCGCGGGATCTCGTAGTAGCCGAGATCGAAGGCCGTCTCGATCACCTCGCGCTGGCGGTCGGTGAGTGCGGCCACCAGCAGGCCATCGCTCTCGGCACCGCCCAGTCGATCGACCGAGCAGGCGACCCCCGAGGGCAGGCGCTCCATCGCGCGTTTGATCATCGCGGGCGTCCCGATGACCTGCAGCCGGAGCCCACGATCGGTGATCGCGATCGGCGGATCGACGAGTACCCCCTGTTCGAAGAAACAGCGCTCGAACACGGCGAGCTCGCCCTCGACACGGAGATACAATCCGAACGCGCCACCGTCGTCGTGGATGACGTCGTGGGCGAGCACGTCCGATCGCTCTTCGAGCACGTCGGCGAGGGCGATCTCGTCGCCTTCGAATCGATAACACAGTGCGCTCGTTTCCGTGTTGCTCTGGACGTGGCTCAGCGACTCCCGGCCGACGGCCGGCACGGCAGCGAGCGCGTCGTCGACGGGATGGACGAGCCCCTCGCCCGGCCGGAGCGAGAGGGTGAACTGCCGGACGTGCGCGCGCTCGTCGGTCGATCGCTCCACCGTCAACTGTACGCGCTGGCGTCGGTGAGTTCCTTCCCGACGATCAGCTTCTGGACCTCGGTCGTTCCGTCGGGAATAGTCATGACGCGGGCGTCGCGGTAGTAGCGTTCGAGCCGGTTTTCGGTCTTCAGCCCCTCGCCGCCGAACACCTGGATCGCGTCGTCGGTCACGTCCTTGCAAGTCTCGCTCGTGTAGCCCTTCGCCAGCGAAGACATCAGACGGGCGTCCTCGCTGCCGTCTTCGAGCAGTTCGGCCGCGCGCCGCGAGAGCTGGCGCGAGGTCTCCAAGCCGGCCTTCATGTCGTACAACTTCTCGGTGACGAGTTGGTGCTCGGCGATCGGCTTGCCGAAGGTCTCGCGGTCGGTCGCTCGATCGAGCGCGGCGTCGAACGCCGCCTGCATGATGCCGACGGACATGAACGACATCCCCGTGCGCATGAACGAGAACGTCGCGTTGAGCGGCTTCTGATCGAAGAACAGCTGCGTGACGCTCTCGGGGAACGGGACGATGTCGTTCATCTCGTTGCCCGCCATGATCGCGTTGGAGAACATGTTCGAGAGGCGGTTGCCCTCGGGCACGCGCACGTCGTCGAAGGAGATCCGGGCGTTCGAGACGCCCTTCCAGCCCATCTTGTCGATTTCCCGGGTCTCGAAGCTGTTGTTCGCGCGATCGACCATGAACATGTCCGACGCGCCCGTCGAGTCGTCGTGGGCGACCACGAGCACGCAGTCGGCGTAGTGGGCGTTGCCGACCCACGTCTTCTCGCCATTCAGGACGAACTCGTCGCCGTCCTTTCTCGCGACGGTGTTCGGCCGCGCGGTGTCGCTGCCGCCCTCGGGTTCGGTGACGGCCAGTGCCGCGAGACAGTCGCCGTCTTCGAGTTTCGGGAGCATCGCCTGCCGGGTCTGCTCGGCCGCGAACTGGACGAACAGGGCGGGAAAGGACATCATCACGCCCACGAGCAGGCTCGGCCACGTGTAGCTGATCTCCTCGGCCGCGATCGTGAAGTTCCAGACATCGCCGAAGAAGTTCGGTGCCGTCTCGGGATCGAAGCCGACGCCGAGGTCGTTCAGGTCGCTGACGTAGCCGAGCAGTTCCTCCCGGTCCATCGGACCGTTTCTGTCGGCCTCGTCGACGATCGGGTCGATCGTCTCGTCGAGATACTCCCGGAGATCGTCGCGAAACGCGCGTTGTTCGTCGGTCAGATCCATCTCACTCGGGCACCTGCTCGGAGAGGCTGTTCATGATCGGTGCGAGTTTCGTCCCCTTCTGCACCGGACCGTCCATCTCGTACTGTTGTTGCATGAACCCTTGAATCGGGTCGACGTTACCGGTGATGAGCCCCACCAGCACGTCGGCCGGTCCCGTGATGGTGATGTCGGCGTCGTCGAGCTGGCCCGCCCCGCCCGTGATGAGCTCTTCCTTCTCGCGGACCTTCAGGTGGCCCTCCATCGGACAGTCGTCCGCCTCGAAATTCGTGGTGATGTCCTCGTTGATCTGCTCTTTGACCTCTGGGTTCCGCTCGACCATCACGCGCATGCCCGACCAGAGCAGTTCCTGGAACTGATCGGCCGTCTCGGGGTTTTCGGAGACGAACGAGGCGATATCCATCGCCTCCATGCGCCCGAGAATGCTGGCCATCACTTCCGGATGCTCGCGCACGAGCTCGTCCGTTTGGCCCTCCATGTCGGCGAGAATGGCGAGGAGGTCCGCTTCGAGCTGGTCCTGCTCCTCTTCGAGCGCGGTCTCGATTCGCTGGATGAGTTGCTCGTCGGTCATAGTGGCTCTGTCGGCTCGCGGCCGACCGTATGACCGAAACGGCCGGGAGCCCAATGGGCTTGCTTCGATGGATAACAGGTTCTTTATATACCATCCGACGAGCGGAGCTCGGTGTCAGGTGACGGAGGGATAAATCACCATGTATGACTGTACGAATCGTCAGGTGGACAGCGCACGTCGTCCGTGCATGGAGTGGTTTCCATCGCGCGAGTGGCTCGCTGCGTATCGAGCGGCGCTGAACGACAACGACAGATATCGAGCGGCAAGCGAGGATTGGGGCGTCGATTTCGCCGGCGATTTCGTCTTCGAGATCACGGATGTTCCGACCGAAACCACCGTCGAAAGACTTCCCGAGGAGCTTTCGGGAGAGCTTCGTGAGAACCTCCAGTCGCTTTCCGAAGAACGGGTCGAAACACTACTCGCCGATGCACCGCCAGATCTCGAAGATCGAATGGCAGACCACGATGGCAGCGATCACGAACGGCTCATATCGGCCGTGATAGAGACGCCTGTCGCCGACGCTCCCGCTATCACGTTTCCTGCCCTTCGCGAAGAGTTCCCCGCTGACCTCGACGATTTGTTCGACCAACTGGAGCAGTATCTCTACGAGAAAACTATTCATGCGTATCTCGACCTCTCCGATGGAGAATGCCGCGAAGCCGAAGTCCTCTCCGACCCTGCGGCGCACGATCCAGGTTTCCGGATCGTCGGCCCATATGAGAACTGGAAAGACCTCATTGAGGGCGCGGACGTGATGGAATCCATCTTCTCGGAAGCCCTCGAACTCGACGGCTCGACGACCACGATTCTGCCCTACAGCGAGGCTGCACAGGAGTTGGGCGACACCGCCGCCCGGGTCGACACGCAACACCTATTTTAACCACCGCGTATAGCAGGACCAATCGTCATACTCGCTCTTCCGTTGTATGTTCTCATGGCACAGTCAGCTGCCCCGCCGTACGCTGGCCAGCGAATCGAGACCGGAGACAAGTGGTATCAGCTGTTCCAGAAAGGCGTCGAACTGGGCACGTGGAACGTCGAGAAACTGTTCGACGAGATCGGCTTCGAGCAAGACAGGGAAACGTGGCAGTCGCTCGGCGAGGACGAGCGCAACCAGATTCGCTACCTGCTGTCGGGCTTTCTCGACGGCGAGACCGAGGTCGCCGGCGACGCCGCGACCAATCTCTCGCGAGCGATGGGTGCCGACTGTCTGGCAGGAAATCGACAGAAAGAGATGTTCATGACGATGCTCACGCTGACCGAGCACAAACACACCCAGTTCCTCGACATCTACATGAACGAGGTGATGGACGACCGCGACAACTACACCGAACTCGATCCGCGGCGCGGCACCCGCGTCCCCATCGTCCAGACCACGGGACTGGGTGAGGTGTTCGAACATCAGGGGCTGCTGACTGCGAAGGCCGCACAGACCGACGATCCGGTTGACATCGCCCGGGCCGCGACGAACTACCATCTCAACGTCGAGGGTATCCTCGCGCGGGTCGGTTCGACGGCGATCAGTCGGTTACCCGAGCGGGCGAACCTCCCACTGCTGAACTACGCCTTCAAGTTCATCAGCACCGACGAGGGCCGCCACATCACCCACGGCGTCGAACTGCTGAAGGAGCTTCTCGAAAAGGAGCGCGCCGGCGAACCGTCCTATCAGGGCGTCGAAGCGGGTATCGTCGAGACGCTCTACAAGGACGTCCCATACATGGCCGATTTCGCGTACATGTACACCGAAGCGGTCGGCGACCCGCTCGATCTCGACATCGATGCGACGCTGCTGCGCGGCGGCAACCTCATCGATGGGATGTACAACGAGACTCTCGGCTGTGACATCGACTATCTGGAGGTCATGGATACCGTGAGCGATCGCTACGACGAGATTACCGAGTGGGATCTCGAAAGCCGCCTCGAAGAGCAGGAGCGTCACTACCAGCAAAAGCGTGGCATCACGGCGGACGGGGGTGATGAGTGATGGCGACCGACAACGAACTCCACGAACTCGCCCGCGGGGCATCGTTCACTGCGAGCGACGAGGAAGTCGACGAAGCCATCGCAGAGGCCGCTGCGGAACTCGACGAGAGCGAGGCAGAGATCAGGGACAACGTCGCCTACATCATGGATTCGAGCTTCGAAGAAAAAGGTGTCAGCACCTCCTTCAACGAGATGGTGAGCGGCGCGAGCCTCGACGAGGACGACCGAAGCACGGGCGACCCCCGCCTCGAAGCGCTCGAAATGTACAAGCTCCGCCAGCGCGTGTGAGCCATCGAGTCACCATCGAGTTCGGCGACGAAACCCACGAACTCGACGTGAACGAGAACGAATACGTCCTCGATGCCGGCCTCGACGACGGTCTCGACCTCCCCTGCTCCTGTCGAGAGGGGAATTGCACTACCTGCACCGGAGAACTCTTGACGGGCGAGATCGACCAGAGCGACGGGATGGCCCTCGACAAAGAGGACAGAGAGGCGGGCTACGTGTTGCTCTGCAGTGCGAAGCCACGAAGCGATTGCCGTGTTCGAGCTGGGAACGAGGTTCAGGAGGAGCTGCTCGGACTCGATCTCTTTTGAGAAATTGTCAACATATGTATAGTCCCGGGCGGATTCGAACCGCCGTCAATGGCTTTCTCCCACGAAAGGTCGGGACCATTCGTGTCCAAAGGCCATTATGATTGGCCGCTACACCACGGGACTACGTGGCTCAGTATCTTCTCGCTGCATAATAGCGTTATCCTTCGTTTGGCGGTAGCGGTGCTTCCGCATCACCGGATTCCACACGACGGTAACAACTCCGGCAGAGCGCGATGACCTCGTCCAACGTATGTGCATCCTGTGGACGGTCGAAGTCTCGAACCCGTTTGCGATGATGTACGTCCGGTCTTCGGCCGAGCCGTCCTTCCGTTTTCCAGCAAGTTTGATATCTGTACTCGTCACGTTTCAATGCCTGTTTTCTCGTTCGCCACCACCCTCGTCAGTACTGAAGTGATCTTTACCGACGACGGTTTCCGAGAGCCAGTTACCGTGGCACTGCTGATCGCAGAAGACACCTCTGTCCGTCGTTTCGAGCCTCGATCGAACAACGGACATCTCTGCTCCACAGTACGAACAGTTCGTCGTGATACAAACGGATTCCTCAGTCGGCAGCCCCGCCTTCGGCATCGAGCAGCGCACAGACGTCCTCGTCGGGGGCGAAACAGTCCGGACACTGTGGCTCGCGGTCGATGATCGTGTCGAGTCGCTCGGCGACCGTCTCGTCGATGACGCTTTCGAGCTGGCTGGCTTCGGTACGAAAGTCCTCGACGTCGAGCACTTCGACGAGGAAGCGCTCGATGATGCAGTAGGTCTGGAGCGAGTCACGAGCCCGCTCGATCCCCTCGTCGGTGAGCGTCACGCCTTTGTACTTCTCGTGGTCGGCGAGCCCGCGGTCTTCGAGTTTTCCGATCATCTCGTTGGCACTCGCCGGACTCACGTCGAGCGAATCGGCCAACCGCCCCGTGGCCGCCGGCCCGTTCTCGACCTGCTGGACGAGATAGATCGCCTTCAGATACTGCTCGGCCGTGTTCATATGTGCCACCCCGAGTGGCCGTGGCTCATTCGCGCGCCTCCATCAGACGCGTGACCTCCTCCGCGCCGTCGGCCTCCTCCTCACGGATGGCTGAGAGCGTCTCGACGAGGTGTTCGCGGTCGATACCGAACGTCGCCGAACTCGCTTCGATAGCGGCGATGAGATCGTCATAGAACTTGTAAGCGGTCTCCTCGTTGCACAGTTGATCGTACAGCACACCATCGGTGTCGCGGTCGCGGTCGTAGTGGTCGGC belongs to Halococcus qingdaonensis and includes:
- a CDS encoding aryl-sulfate sulfotransferase, which codes for MASLPPRRWLLRGALALVVGALLLAAAVSAATYEPTNLGPGTIDEPANGSTVVSVQGFHFQGIGNGKKPARLVSAGPRGATEWVHNGSQEGARWFYDVDPLANGNLLVTSTVPGDTVVYELDPETDSRVWEETFDAEDTHDVDLINGDQLLVANMRKTNESGVANDRLFIYDRSEGEIVWEWTFNEHFPESTDGGYSEDWSHVNDVDKIGDGKYLASPRNFDQVIVVDRETDDITTRLGSDGNHSRLFEQHNPDYLEGPNGTPTILVADSENDRVIEYAREGPGEWNRTWELSGGFNWPRDADRLPNGNTLITDTLNHRVVEVTPDGEIVWEYYAPWAPYDAERLSAAGSSERNASVGGSHGPTATEMNASGNYSLSGSAKSGPGDQARFSSWVAAAAAGTPVQEVVQSAAERYAHVTPFFRPVWLSSWAFAALVGALLVVLVWVVGEVVYQRRRIRRRVAGVFS
- a CDS encoding glutathione S-transferase N-terminal domain-containing protein, which gives rise to MSNLELYELEGCPYCAKVKDKLADLDLDYESHMVPSSHDERTEVEEVSGQTGVPVLVDPEHDVDGMSESDDIVAYLDETYGDAAA
- a CDS encoding MTH865 family protein, with translation MSDKDDIRQQLHDGFADADYPVSSPMDLVPALPNGPSTTFESGDVSFTAMELNTQAGGRQEFPYEDVDPLVDDVMAGLEDEGYFD
- a CDS encoding helix-turn-helix domain-containing protein — translated: MERSTDERAHVRQFTLSLRPGEGLVHPVDDALAAVPAVGRESLSHVQSNTETSALCYRFEGDEIALADVLEERSDVLAHDVIHDDGGAFGLYLRVEGELAVFERCFFEQGVLVDPPIAITDRGLRLQVIGTPAMIKRAMERLPSGVACSVDRLGGAESDGLLVAALTDRQREVIETAFDLGYYEIPRRTTHADIATVLDLSGSTIDEHLRKAEAKLMEQLLS
- a CDS encoding acyl-CoA dehydrogenase family protein gives rise to the protein MDLTDEQRAFRDDLREYLDETIDPIVDEADRNGPMDREELLGYVSDLNDLGVGFDPETAPNFFGDVWNFTIAAEEISYTWPSLLVGVMMSFPALFVQFAAEQTRQAMLPKLEDGDCLAALAVTEPEGGSDTARPNTVARKDGDEFVLNGEKTWVGNAHYADCVLVVAHDDSTGASDMFMVDRANNSFETREIDKMGWKGVSNARISFDDVRVPEGNRLSNMFSNAIMAGNEMNDIVPFPESVTQLFFDQKPLNATFSFMRTGMSFMSVGIMQAAFDAALDRATDRETFGKPIAEHQLVTEKLYDMKAGLETSRQLSRRAAELLEDGSEDARLMSSLAKGYTSETCKDVTDDAIQVFGGEGLKTENRLERYYRDARVMTIPDGTTEVQKLIVGKELTDASAYS
- a CDS encoding SCP2 sterol-binding domain-containing protein, which codes for MTDEQLIQRIETALEEEQDQLEADLLAILADMEGQTDELVREHPEVMASILGRMEAMDIASFVSENPETADQFQELLWSGMRVMVERNPEVKEQINEDITTNFEADDCPMEGHLKVREKEELITGGAGQLDDADITITGPADVLVGLITGNVDPIQGFMQQQYEMDGPVQKGTKLAPIMNSLSEQVPE
- a CDS encoding SCP2 sterol-binding domain-containing protein: MADHDGSDHERLISAVIETPVADAPAITFPALREEFPADLDDLFDQLEQYLYEKTIHAYLDLSDGECREAEVLSDPAAHDPGFRIVGPYENWKDLIEGADVMESIFSEALELDGSTTTILPYSEAAQELGDTAARVDTQHLF
- a CDS encoding ribonucleotide-diphosphate reductase subunit beta, with the protein product MAQSAAPPYAGQRIETGDKWYQLFQKGVELGTWNVEKLFDEIGFEQDRETWQSLGEDERNQIRYLLSGFLDGETEVAGDAATNLSRAMGADCLAGNRQKEMFMTMLTLTEHKHTQFLDIYMNEVMDDRDNYTELDPRRGTRVPIVQTTGLGEVFEHQGLLTAKAAQTDDPVDIARAATNYHLNVEGILARVGSTAISRLPERANLPLLNYAFKFISTDEGRHITHGVELLKELLEKERAGEPSYQGVEAGIVETLYKDVPYMADFAYMYTEAVGDPLDLDIDATLLRGGNLIDGMYNETLGCDIDYLEVMDTVSDRYDEITEWDLESRLEEQERHYQQKRGITADGGDE
- a CDS encoding 2Fe-2S iron-sulfur cluster-binding protein, whose product is MSHRVTIEFGDETHELDVNENEYVLDAGLDDGLDLPCSCREGNCTTCTGELLTGEIDQSDGMALDKEDREAGYVLLCSAKPRSDCRVRAGNEVQEELLGLDLF
- a CDS encoding metal-dependent transcriptional regulator, whose protein sequence is MNTAEQYLKAIYLVQQVENGPAATGRLADSLDVSPASANEMIGKLEDRGLADHEKYKGVTLTDEGIERARDSLQTYCIIERFLVEVLDVEDFRTEASQLESVIDETVAERLDTIIDREPQCPDCFAPDEDVCALLDAEGGAAD